The candidate division TA06 bacterium B3_TA06 genomic sequence ACCTACGACTTTTACATAGACCATCGTGCTCAGGTACGAGCGGATAAGCGCAGGTCAAAGGCAAGCCGCAGGATGCGATTAAAGAGCAAGGTGATCAGGGGTTACGTGGTGTCCAAGCTCACCCAGGACTGGTCGCCTGAGCAGATATCGGGCAGGATAGAGATAGACCATCCGGGTATATCCATCA encodes the following:
- a CDS encoding IS30 family transposase translates to MGRVLGRSPSTISRELRRNPSPTYDFYIDHRAQVRADKRRSKASRRMRLKSKVIRGYVVSKLTQDWSPEQISGRIEIDHPGISI